TTCATCACTAATTTCTTCTAACCGTGGTGTCATCTCTGCAGGTGGCACCTTTAGGTCAGTTAAGTAGAGAATTGATGAGCTTTGGAAGACaaactcaaaaattaaattaatgagGTGAAGTTTGAGGAGTTACCAGATGGCGTTTCCAACTCTAAGGTGGAAAGCACATACTATGCGAAGGGCGATTTTAAGCTCATTGTAGAAAGTAGTGGAAGCCGGTCTCCTTTAAGACCCTGATGCAAATGGTTAGTGTTCCAATAACTGTTATCTTCCCTTCGTTGTGTTTTTTCAAAGTTTTTTATCTGTGTTGTTTTACAAGTGTTGGCTCTGGTTTGTCAATAAGTATCATACGTAAGTATGTTATTGCTCAGTGACTTTGATCAATAAATGATTGTCTTAAACTTTTGTTTTCGCCAGTTTCTGTCTCCTTTTCCCTTTGCTAAATTTATCTTCAGTTTCATAATGTGGACTAGTCATGTTGGAGTCTTTATGTTGAAAACATATATAGAACTGTTATGGTTAATCTTTTAGTGCTTCGGAAGTACAATTTTGACAATGTGAAGTTACCTTGTAACATAACGGATCTTTGATGAAGAATCAACGTAAGGTAATTTCTGGTGCAACTTCACTTTTAATGCAGAAAATTCAAATCCTCCAGCCTCTATATCTACCGAGTGGCGTGGCTACTAGTGCATGAAAGAAAAAGCAGCTCAGTATGATAAATTCCCTGATATTGCTGCACAGGCTGCTACTCCTGCTTCAACTGTTATCGTGCCCCGTAGTTGATGCACTAGCCCCCGAGGAATATATCGCTCGGGCATCTTCTTAAATCATCTAAGAGGAATAAGAAGGTTACAACTTCCACAAGATCCTGCAGGCTGTCATAATTTCCATGTATATTTAACTTATGTGCAAAGGCAAAGAGCAAGATCATCAAGTAACTTTGAAGCCAACAAGATTTGTTAAAAATATGTTATAAACCCTATGATGATTGTAATATATTTGATTTTCGGGAAAAGGCTCAATTATGCCATTGAACTATTAAAAATGACttatttatgccatcagttaaaagtttgacTCATTCATGCTATCGCCATTACAAAAtcagctcatccatgccattacttttttaactgttgattttcaaaaacaactttgccacgtggtcttttattagaggtccatgtCATCTATACTATCTTAAAAGCATCAActcaaaaaatttaaagtgaaattattaaaatatctccaacctaaaaaatccaccaaaccattatttaatttttttcgtttaagaaaatgacaaaaaaaaaaaaaaaaacctccaaGTAATAAACGCTTAGCACTATGCTCCAATGACAAAACACATCGTTTACCAACAGAAACGCATCGTTTACCAACAGAGATGGTTCGATGCGAAGAGATGTGTCACCTACTCTGACTATTAACAGGTAATTATGCTGATTCACAGTGAGACTATTAATAGGTATTTTTTCCCTTCTCTTCCAATTTCTCCGAACTTAGAACTTCTCTGATTGTAATTACTCTTGTCTTACTATCTTAATTGAGTCTATTCAGTCAtgctttgttttgaatttttgttgtcaaatttcttagtttcatctATTTGGATATATTTCTTCGCTGCTCCCCTGTTAATTGTGACCTCTTGTGAAAGCTAAAAGTACTTGCGGcctctaacaaaaaaaatttttCAACAGCACTTCCTCAACAAGATCCACCTTCTCTGGAAACTTGTGATTTAATTCTTAAGAATCCGTACTATCATCCTCTAATTTCAGAGTTCCAGTCAGTTCCAAAGCAGCTTTGTCCTTCTTATCCACTTTGCTTTTTCAAACAAGTTCTTGATGCCACACCATCTTCCTGTAACAAATTGTACGTTGAGAGTTAATTcccattcatctttttcttcatcgaGCATTTTGCCCATCTATTCTACTTTCAACATTTCTAGTGACATCAACCTATGGAATAATTGAATCATAAGTAGAAATCAATCCCACAGGCCATACTCCTAGAACCCAATTACTGTTGCTCTATGAACTTCTCCCCATCCAGATATGTCTTACTTTGCTGCCTCTGTGATTTTGAATAACTTACAACTATTTCCAGCCGTGGGATAAATGCGGAACTGGGTTATGAAGGCACCCAGGCCACATACTGTTAAGGGAGTAAGTCACGAAAATTAAACTATCCAACAATTTCCTCTGGCAAAAACTAATTGTAAGTTGAAGTTAATTTATCATCTTTTCTACTTCAAACATTCTGCCCATCTGTTCTAATTTCCAAGCTGTCATACATCTCTCTCCGGCATAACCAAATTGTAAGTAGTAGTcaaagattacccctattatttcCCTAAATATCCTTCAAAGTTTAGCCTAATAGACTGGTTTCAAACATGCCAAGAGTTGCCACCGTTCGTTCCAAACAAATGACCCGACTGACCACTTTCAGGTTTTGTCATCCTATATCCTGGAGTCTTAAAATCCATAATAACTTTACATGGACAACAACACATTAAATCATTCTGATTTTAATTGTAATTGTATATATAAAGTTTTCCTTGCATATATTTTTCCATTCTCCCATTTTTTCTTGAAACAGGTTAACATTCCTTATATgccttatcttttttttctttttttttttttttgttgcatATCATTCTATGATTACATATGCAGGATTGTATCcaatatatgtgcatatatatgaacAAATTGCTTATAAAGCGCAGCTTTTATCCTTTTACATTGGTATCTTAGCATTTGTTTGTCTTTTCATTGTAATATTGATTGCAAAATTTCTATCTTCCTTTCTTAAACATCTCCTTTTCACACTTCTTAACCTTTTTGTGCTTGATCTTCATGGTGTTGGTGCTGCGACATGCTGTCCATGTATTTCTTTTGCTACATCTTCAACAATATCCATCAGCGGCAAAACTAATTTGTAAGTTCACcctataagtttacttttgtgtACATAGTAGAAAAAGTTCGTTTTTTAAATCTTCAAAACACTGTAAGTGTTGAATAATGATTCAAAACAAAGTAGGAACAAATAACGTAGGACATGGGTAGTTTGGTAGAACTAGTCTTTTGGATTCTGTTAAATAGGTTCCTATATTTACTCAAGTTTATTGAGTGCCGCTGAAATGGAGTCTTAGTTGGTTATAGGACCTATATTTTAGGGATAGTTGTTTTATCTGTTAGCCTTTATATTTGGGCATCTAGTGTTTTATTATGGGAAAAGGCTTAAATATGttactgaactatcagaaatgactcatttatgcaaTCGCCGTTATAAAACCGGTTCATCCAAGCCATTACTTTTTAACTgtggtttttaaaaaataactttgccacgtggcctcttattagaaGTCCACATCATTAAATTGGACCTACTAAAAATTTTTGATCCATTGAAAAGAATCCACCCACACCCAACTTATCACCTTAACCCACTTGAATATTACTCTTCCAATGGATCTAAGTCCACATATTTCTGGAAAAacattcatatatacacataaatagcGTTTGCGTGAGTGGGTACCAAACGACACTCAAAACTTCACAAGTTGAAGCCCAAGGGTACCAAACAACACTCATAAAACTTTTTTACTCATAGATCCAAGAGTGAAGGCTACTTTGCCACTCTGTGTTATGAATTGAAGCAGTCAGATTATTGTAATTGAAACTATCAGTATAAATAGAAGAGCTTACAGCTGAAATAGAAAACTGGACTGCTAAAAGACTGCATAATGCCTAGAAAATAGGAACAACTAAACAAGgataatgactaaaaataaacTGCTATCCTAAAAATCTGCTGAGGTCTTTTGATCCATTCCTAACAGCTACTAAAACATAGTAACATCTCCTCCTGGATCAGGAGCTTCAAATTCCCAActtttctctaagaaactcaaaCCTGCTAACATGAAATGACTTGGTAAAAATGTCCCCTACTTGATTATCTAATTTGCAATAGAGTAAAACCAGTTCACCGTTCTTCTGCACTTccctcaaaaaataaaacttgatgTTGAAGTGCTTGGTCCTTCCATGAAACATGGGATCTTTGGATATGGCTATGGAAGCTTGATTATCCACAAAGATCACAGTGCTTTCTTCTTGCTCCAGCTGCAGATCAATCAAAATTTTCCTGAGCCATATTGCTTGATTAACAGTAGCTGCTGCTGCTATGAATTTTGCTTCAGCTGTTGACTGTGCTACTATTTCCTGTTTGTTTGAGCACCATGAGAAACACCCTGATCCAAAAGTGAAACAATAACCGGAAGTACTTGTCATATCACCAATTGAGCAGACCCAATCACTATCAGAATATCCACAGAGTTTGAAGTTTTGACTTTTTCCAAATTTGATGCCATAGGCTAGAGTTCCTTTAAGATACCTAACCACTCTTTTGGCAGCTATCATGTGCAACTCACTTGCATAATTAAAAATCTGGATAAAACACTCACAGGAAATAAAATGTCAGGCCTTGTTGTCGTGAAATACATCAAGCATCCAATTAAGCTTCGATATGCTCCTTCATCAACTAGCTTAGCTCCATCAtcctttttcagtttttcttttttattcatcaGAGTATTCACACTCTTGCATTCTTCCATCCTAAATCTTTTAAGAATCTCCTTCATGTATTTCTTTTGAcaaataaaaactttattttgagtTTGCTTGATCTCCATTCCCAGAAAATAAGTCATCTCACCAAGATCAGTCATCTCAAAGAATCTCATCATCTCCTCCTTGAATTCTTCAATCAAAGTTATATTATTTTCTGTCATAAGTAAATCATCGACATAcggagaaataataataatgttagaTCCAACTTTCTTGACATAAAGAGTTGATTCACTTAAGCTTTTTTCAAAGCCTAAGTCTAGCAAATGGTTATCCATTCGGCTATACCAAGATCTAGGAGCTTTCTTTAGCCCGTATAAAGCTTTATTTAATAGATAAACCATATCTTCATGTCTTGGTACACTAAACCTTTCTGGCTGCTCAACATAAATTTCTTCCTATAGTACACCATTCAAGAAGGCAAACTTTACGTCTATTTGAAAAATCTTCCAACTTTTTTGCGCTACTATAGCCAAAAGCATTCGAATTGTATCCAATCTAGCTACTGGAGAAAAAGTATCAGAAAACTCTAGTCCCCAAACTTGTGCGTATCCTTTCACCACCAATCTAGCTTTGTTCTTGTTTATCGAGTTGTTAGGATTGAACTTGGTTCGAAAAATCCATTTAACTCAAATCACTTTTGTATCTTGCGGTCTTTCCACTATCTTCTAGGTTTGGTTCTTTTCTATCATGGCCAACTCCTCATTCATTGTATCTATccatttttgatcaatttttgctTCCTCGAATCCTGTAGGTTCAAAAACAGCAACATTGCATCTTTGATAAATATCAGAGAGTGACCTTGTTCCCCTAATGGGTTAATCATCCACCGATTCATCATAATCAAGCTTTGAATCATCATGTTTAACTCGAGACTCCTCATTCCATCCCCATTGCTCATCTTCAAGGAATTAAACATCTCTACTTACCACAATCTTGCCTGATTGAGGTTGAAAGATCTTATAAGCTTTAGACATCGAATTGTAGCCAATGAAAACCCCCGGTTCAGTCTTCTCATCAAGATTTCCTCTTTTGACCTGCGGAACATAAGAAAAACACATACATccaaatattttgagattttttacaGTAGGTTTAACACCATACCAAGACTCAAAAGGAGTTTTCTTTTCCACTACCCTTGTCGGCAGTCTATTCAGCAAGAAAACAATTGTGTTTGCTGCTTCTGGCCAGAATTTCTTTGGAAGATTCTTCTCATGCAATAATCACTTGGTCATCTCcattattattctattctttctCTCACTCACTCTATTTTGCTGTGGAGAATATGGGACAGTGAGCTGGTGCTCTATTCCAACTTCTTAACAAAAAGAATTGAACCTATCTGATGTATATTCAGTTCCATTATCTGATCTAATGACCTAAATCTTGCAGCCGCTCTAATTTTTTATCCAAGATTTGAACTTCATGAAAATTCCAGCAACTTTGGACTTAAActtcataaaataaatccaataCATTCTTGTTAgatcatcaatgaagataatatAATATCTGCTGCCATTGAGCGATGGAGTTCTTTATGGACCACAGAGATTGGTATGAATGAGCTACAACTTCTATGTAGCTCTCTATGTTGAACTTTTAAATGGAAGCGTAATTTGCTTGCCAAGCAAACAAGCTTTACAACTTGAGAGATGCTCCTCCAAGTTTGGTAAACCACTTACCATTTTGCTTCTTTGCATAAACAACAAAGCTTTGTGATGAAAATGCCCCAACCTTTTGTTCCACATTTCCGCAATGGAAGACTGACCTGTAAAAGCTATTTGTTCGTCCACCAATGGATTCAAGGAAAAACCTTTTCCCTGCATTTTGATTCTAAACATTTCCTGACCGCTAGGATCACTGATTAGACATGCCttgttttcaaataataatttgaatccattttCCAGCAGTTGTCCAACACTTAATAAATTTTGATCAAGTTCAGGAACAaataaaactttataaataagTTTTGTACCCTTATAACTCTCAATTGCTACAGTCCCCTTTCCTGCCGTTGGGAGGTATTCTCTATTTCCGATCCTGACTCTTAATTTAACTGATTTTCAAGCTCTCTAAAAAGTTTTTCATCACTGGTCATGTGGTTTGTACAACCACTATCAATAATCCAACTTTCACTTGAACTTTTGCTTGCATAACAGGTAGCCACAAATAATTGCTCTTCTCGCTCTTGGTCTGCAATTTGTGCTTCATTTTGTTATTATAAATGCTTCTCTTTGCAGATAATCTTGGCATGATCATGTTTTTAATACTTTCGACATTTCGTATCAGGCTTTCTCCAACACTTGAAGTATGGATGATTCATCCTCCCACAATAGTGACAAGGAggatattttccttctttgttgTTAGCGGTGGCAGTAGCATTTTTCTCAGATGTAGCTTCAGATTTGccataatttcccttctttcctTTCCTTTATTCCCCCTGGCAGCACCTGAATCAAGCTGCAACTTTGTTTGCAGGGCTCCCTCGATGGATCCTTCTTGCCTCATCATCCTTTGTTGTTCTTGTGCCTTCAGAGCACTCAATAACTCTACCAAGCTAAGGTTTGACAGATCTTTAGTGTTTTCTAATGAAGCAATAGTTGCCTCATATCTCGCAAAGAAAAGCAGGGTAGAAAGTCTTGCTTACTTATTTCTCCATCTAAGTAAGGTTACAAGTATCTTTTGAACTATTCTATTATCATTAAGTTCAGttccaagtatccttaccttatTTGCAATCAGAAGCAACCTATCAGAATTATCCTTAACGGTTTCAGATTCCTTCATTCTCTGCATCTCGAATTCTCTGACCAAGTTCAGTACTTTCATTCCTCTGATTCTTTTATCTCCCTCATACTCTTTCTTGAGGAAATCCTAAATTTCTTTGGCTGATTTACATGTCATTACTTTACTGAAAATGGTGGTAGAAACTTCAGCAAAGAGACAGGATTTAGCTTTGGACTTTGTTGTTTTCCTCTCCTTGTGAGCTCTAATCTGAGCCATGGTTGGATTCTCTGGCAAAGGAACTTCATAGTCTTCCTCGGCAGATACCCACAAATCGCAGGCCTCCAAATAAGCCTGCATTTTCACTGCCCGTGCTTGATAATTTTCTCCGTCGAAAACTGGCGAAGCCATAGTATAAAAAGAACCTGCATTCTCCATTGTTTGAATGGTGTTTTGCAGCGACAAATTTGGATAAACACTCAGAAAAAAAACACTCACAAGTCTCTCACAAGTCCCTTAAGAAgtaaggctctaataccaatgtTATGAATTGAAGCAGTTCGATGATTGTAATTGAAAGAGCTATTTTATTGAACTTCAAactaatagtataaatagaagaGCA
The Capsicum annuum cultivar UCD-10X-F1 chromosome 6, UCD10Xv1.1, whole genome shotgun sequence DNA segment above includes these coding regions:
- the LOC124899439 gene encoding uncharacterized protein LOC124899439, whose translation is MIMPRLSAKRSIYNNKMKHKLQTKSEKSNYLWLPVMQAKVQGKGFSLNPLVDEQIAFTGQSSIAEMWNKRLGHFHHKALLFMQRSKMVKRGNLDEKTEPGVFIGYNSMSKAYKIFQPQSGKIVEEIYVEQPERFSVPRHEDMVYLLNKALYGLKKAPRSWYSRMDNHLLDLGFEKSLSESTLYVKKVGSNIIIISPYVDDLLMTENNITLIEEFKEEMMRFFEMTDLGEMTYFLGMEIKQTQNKVFICQKKYMKEILKRFRMEECKSVNTLMNKKEKLKKDDGAKLVDEGAYRSLIGCLMYFTTTRPDILFPEIVAQSTAEAKFIAAAATVNQAIWLRKILIDLQLEQEESTVIFVDNQASIAISKDPMFHGRTKHFNIKFYFLREVQKNGELVLLYCKLDNQVGDIFTKSFHVSRFEFLREKLGI